A single Triticum dicoccoides isolate Atlit2015 ecotype Zavitan chromosome 2A, WEW_v2.0, whole genome shotgun sequence DNA region contains:
- the LOC119356518 gene encoding peroxidase 64-like gives MAPQLHPDRCRTWPRAPLGSVLLALAIVSLGGGDALSLDHYRQSCPRAEAAVAAAVRQAVAKDRTVPAGLLRLHFHDCFVRGCDASVLIDSTAGNTAEKDGPPNASLHAFFVVDNAKQAVEAMCPGVVSCADILALAARDAVALSGGPSWSPLLGRGDGRVSLASDTTSLLPGPGASFDQLRQAFHALGMSVKDLVVLSGGHTLGFAHCSSFQGRIHGFRPGADVDPALNPSFAAALRRACPANNTARGAGSGMDSSSATFDNAYYRMLQSGRGLLSSDEVLLTHPKTRRFVALYAARQDAFFRAFVSSMLRMSALNQPGEVRANCRRHN, from the coding sequence ATGGCGCCGCAGCTGCATCCTGATCGCTGCCGCACCTGGCCACGGGCGCCGCTCGGCTCAGTGCTTCTAGCGCTAGCTATAGTGAGCCTGGGCGGCGGTGATGCCCTGAGCCTGGACCACTACCGGCAGAGCTGcccgagggcggaggcggccgtggcggcggcggtcCGGCAGGCCGTGGCCAAGGACCGCACCGTGCCGGCCGGCCTGCTCCGCCTGCATTTCCACGACTGCTTCGTCCGGGGCTGCGACGCCTCCGTCCTCATCGACTCCACGGCCGGCAACACCGCGGAGAAGGACGGCCCGCCCAACGCCTCGCTGCACGCCTTCTTCGTCGTCGACAACGCCAAGCAGGCCGTGGAAGCCATGTGCCCGGGcgtcgtctcctgcgccgacatccTCGCGCTCGCCGCCAGGGACGCCGTCGCgctctccggcggcccgtcctggtCGCCGCTGCTGGGGCGCGGGGACGGGCGGGTGTCGCTGGCCAGCGACACCACCTCTTTGCTGCCGGGGCCCGGGGCCAGCTTCGACCAGCTCAGGCAGGCGTTCCACGCGCTGGGGATGTCGGTCAAGGACCTGGTGGTGCTCTCCGGCGGCCACACGCTGGGGTTCGCGCACTGCTCCTCCTTCCAGGGCCGCATCCACGGCTTCCGGCCCGGCGCCGACGTGGACCCGGCGCTGAACCCGTCCTTCGCGGCCGCGCTGCGCAGGGCGTGCCCGGCCAACAACACGGCCCGGGGCGCCGGGTCGGGGATGGACTCCTCGTCCGCCACCTTCGACAACGCCTACTACCGGATGCTGCAGAGCGGCCGCGGGCTGCTGTCCTCCGACGAGGTGCTGCTGACGCACCCCAAGACGCGGCGGTTCGTGGCGCTGTACGCGGCGCGGCAGGACGCCTTCTTCAGGGCGTTCGTGAGCTCCATGCTGAGGATGAGCGCGCTCAACCAGCCCGGCGAGGTCCGAGCAAACTGCCGGCGACACAACTGA